GATGACTACCGCGCACGCTATACGGCATTTCTGGCTGATGTGCTGGCGCATTGTCCGGAGGCCCGGGTGTTCTGCATCAAGCCGACGGCGACTACCGATCCTGAGGGCGCGACCGTCGATGGCGTGGATAAACACATCGATCATTACCGCGACATGGTCGAGGCGATCGTGCTTGAATTTCAAAGCGAAGGGCATGACCGGCTTTACTTGATCGACGGCCAGGCGATCACGAAAGAAGACGAGCTGCTCGATGCCGTGCACTTTACGCCGGAGGGTGCCCAGACCATTGCGGACGAACTGGACAAGGCGATCAACAGCGTGCTCAATGGCGGCCTTTCATTGAACGACTGGCTGCAGGACAACGGCCTCACGCTGGCGCAATTGGAGGAAGACGAGAATCACAATGGACTGCCCAATGCACTGGAGTTTCTAATGAGCGAAAATCCGTCTTTGGTGAATACGGATACAGTGCGACCCGGGCTTCAACTAAGCGCTGGTAATCAGTTGGCGATCCATTTTGAGCGACCGTATGGTGTGCTGGATGACGGAGTGAGTGTCACCTTGCAAGGCAGCGCGAACCTCGTGGATTGGGACCCGGTTGCCTCAACGTTGACCACGCTCTACCAAGGCAATGGTGTGTGGCGCTACGCCTACCAGCAAACGGCATCTATTCACGAAGGTGGCCTGCCTTACGTGCGCTTGCAGATTTCTGTTAATTAGCTTCATACCCAGCCACTGAGGCATTGCTATTTTCGCATTGCGAAAATCTCTGGGTGAAGCGGCACGTTTCAGCGGAACGCGAAGTCTTCGGAAATGATGCGTTCGCGGGGGAGGCCGAGCTCGAGGAATTGCTTGGTGAAGGCTTTGTTGAACGGCGTGGTGCCGCAGAGCATGACAGCGTAGTCGTCGATGTCGCCAATGGATTCGTGGATCTGCTGCGCGGTCAGTCGCCCCTTTTGCTTTGTAATCCAAAGTTCGTAGTCGATGTAGGAATCTGCCTGCTGATAGCGTGCGCGGATTTCCTCATCGTAGCCCGCGTCTTCGGGCGTGCGGACGATGTAATAGAGCCAGATGCGGCGGAAATCGTTATTCGTTAGCTCGTAGGCGAGCATCGATAAAAACGGGGTGATGCCAATGCCTGCGCCGATCAGCACGAGCCGTCGGTAGCGCACAAAATGGTTGGGCGTGAAGCCGCCAAAGGGGCCGTAGATATCCATGGCGGCACCGGTCTCGATCTTGCGCAGAGCTTGGGTGTAGTCACCAACGGCGCGGATCGAAAAACGCAGTTCGCGGTTCACCGGTGTCGACGAAATCGTGAACGGGTGAAGCTCCGCTGGCAGCGTGGGGTGATCGACCGCAGAGATAAAGGCGAACGTGCCGGGGTCGTAGTTCATGCGGCGTTCGGTGGGCACGAGCACGAGGTCGAAGGATTCGTTGGCGGTGTCGTTGACGGCTTGCACCGCGTAGCGGTAGCGCGGGCCAAAGCGTTTAAAGAACAGAATGCGATACAGCCAGGACAAGCTGCCCGCTGCGCCGACGATGACGATCCATGTGCTCAGCGGTTCGAACTCCGTGATCGAGCCGGGCACAAAAATAATGTGTATGAAAAAGAAGGTATAGAGCGCGCCAAACAGCTGATGGATCCCCAGCCAGCGCGCGTAGGGCAGGCTCTTGTTGTAGGCCAGAAACGCCAGGATGAACAACGCGTAGGTGACGAGGATATCCGGCGTGCGTGCCGTTGGCGAATACCAGGGGATAAAGAGGTCGCCCACCGGTTTGCCTGCGGCTTGCCAGGGTGGAATCAGCATCAGCAGGTGGATGAACAGAATGATCATCGCCCAGCGACCGAGCTTTTTATGGAGCCGCACCGCGCGATCGAGGCCGCCGAAGATTGACTCCAGCGTGCGGCTGCGGGCACCCGCCATGAGAGCGAGGCCCATGTAAACGAGTGACAGCAAACCAAGCAGTTGTGACGGGCCGCGCCACGGCCAGAGATCCGCCGGTTGCACGGTGGCAAACTTCGCCATCAGCCAAAGCTTGGTGGTGATGATGGTGACCAGCCCAACGATGATCACTTCACGGCGCAGCAGTCGGTTTAAAGCCATGTGCCATGCAGTAAAGCGATGGCGCAGGTTCACCGCTAGCTAAAAAATCTTACAGCAGCTTGGCGAGTGCGGTGGTGGTGGTGCGCAGGTTTTCGCGCCAGGGGAGACCGATGATGGGCTCGCCGGTTGCGGCGTCGTTAAAGGGCAGGCGTTCGCCGTCGCCCACGATCAGGCGGTAGTCCATGGTCAGCTCTTCGCCAGGTGCGATGTCGCGCAGCGCGAAGACAAAGCCCAGGTGCCAAAGGCCGTTGGGCGAGAAACTGTGGTTGATGTAGCACTCATCCGGCCAGTCGAGGCTGACGGTGTAGTAGCCCTCGAACCAGCGAACCGAGGCGTCGTCTTCCGGCGAACCGGGGCCAAACCCGTCGAGTTCGGCGCGGGTGTAAACGCGGTCAATCTTGTCTGGCGAGACGATCACGGTGCCAGCCTTGACCGGGCCTTCGAGGAAGAGACCTTTGCCAGCTTCCACGATGGTCGCGGTGTCGATGCGGTAAGGGGGGATGATCATCGTCAGGCGCGGGCAGCGGTGCTGTGTTCCATGCGGCGGAGGAATTCGCTCATCACGCGGCGGTAAAGCTCGTCGCTAAGCAGTTCGTCTTCGACGCCAGCGTCGATGCTGGGGTTGTCGTTGACTTCGATGACCATTACCTCGCCGTTGAGCTCCTTGAGATCGACGCCATAGAGGCCGTTGCCAATTGCCTTGGCTGCCTTTAGCGCGGCGCGCAAAACTTTGGGCGGCACCTGCCCGGGCGGGATGGCTTCGGAGCGGCCGGCGCGGGTGTTGCGCTGGCTGG
This is a stretch of genomic DNA from Cerasicoccus sp. TK19100. It encodes these proteins:
- a CDS encoding SET domain-containing protein-lysine N-methyltransferase; translation: MIIPPYRIDTATIVEAGKGLFLEGPVKAGTVIVSPDKIDRVYTRAELDGFGPGSPEDDASVRWFEGYYTVSLDWPDECYINHSFSPNGLWHLGFVFALRDIAPGEELTMDYRLIVGDGERLPFNDAATGEPIIGLPWRENLRTTTTALAKLL
- a CDS encoding ferredoxin reductase family protein; its protein translation is MALNRLLRREVIIVGLVTIITTKLWLMAKFATVQPADLWPWRGPSQLLGLLSLVYMGLALMAGARSRTLESIFGGLDRAVRLHKKLGRWAMIILFIHLLMLIPPWQAAGKPVGDLFIPWYSPTARTPDILVTYALFILAFLAYNKSLPYARWLGIHQLFGALYTFFFIHIIFVPGSITEFEPLSTWIVIVGAAGSLSWLYRILFFKRFGPRYRYAVQAVNDTANESFDLVLVPTERRMNYDPGTFAFISAVDHPTLPAELHPFTISSTPVNRELRFSIRAVGDYTQALRKIETGAAMDIYGPFGGFTPNHFVRYRRLVLIGAGIGITPFLSMLAYELTNNDFRRIWLYYIVRTPEDAGYDEEIRARYQQADSYIDYELWITKQKGRLTAQQIHESIGDIDDYAVMLCGTTPFNKAFTKQFLELGLPRERIISEDFAFR